CTGTGTTCTTTTCTTGCCTCGGATTAGCAATAATGAGCTGTGAGGGCGAAGATGGTGCTGATGGTACAAATGGAACAAACGGCATTGATGGTGTCGATGGCGCTGATGGTACTGACGGAGAAGATGGTGCTGATGGTCAAGATTTAACTTTGGCAGAATCCATTCCATTAACTAGTTCTGTAACTCCCAATGAATTGTTTGAACTTAAAGGTGCATTTGCAGGATCTGCCGACCTTAATATGATTATGTCTTCTGCCGATATATTAGAGTCAGATTCTACTTTTGTTTACGGTTCTTATATGGATGGTGCTGCACTTTTTCCTACTGAAGATGGTAACTACGCGTTGATTAATAATTTAGAAGCAGATTATTCTATTGCGAGAATAATGCTAAACTCAGAACTTCAACCATTACAGGGCGATTATATTGTTAATTCAACAGCTACAGCATTTACGGCTATGTGTTCTGGTTCTGCTATAACAGTTGAAGAGCATGGTTTCGGACCTTTGTACCTTGCTGGTGGCGAATGGGGCGGTAACGCAAAAGGTGTTTATAAAGTGAATCCTTTTCGTTCAAAAGAAGATAGGGTAGAGGTAGAAAGATTACCTGCATTAGGCGAATGGTCTACTGAAAATGCCGTAGCAATCGGTAAAGATGCATACGCTTCTCAAACTGTTATTTTCATGGGAGATGACCATAGCGATAATGTATACCCACAAGCTCATTTTGGAATGTATGTTGCTGCTAGAGGTGATCTTTACGGTGGTAAATTATATGTTTTAAGAGGAAAGAATCCTGTAGAGTCTTTACCTGGTGAAGGCGGACAGCTATTTGAAATGGGAATGTCTCAAGATGTTGCCTATGACGTAGAATGGGTAGAAGTTACTGAAAGAACTATAGACGAGTTAAATCAAGAAGCTGTAGATGCTTCTGCAATTGGTTTTCAAAGAATTGAAGATATTGACTGGCGAAGAGGTTCTGCCGATGCGCAAAGAGAAGTATATTTTAATGCAACAGGAAGAATTCGTGGTGATAACCCAGATTTGAACCTTAGAGGTACCGGTTTTGGTCGTGTGTATAAGTTAGAATTAAATGATACTGACCCAACTGCCGATGCAGTTCTTACAGTAGTTGTAGATGGCGATATTGAAGGTGGTAAAGGTGACGGTTTACATTCTCCTGATAATATAATGGTCACTGAGAACTATGCTTACATTCAAGAAGATCCAAATGGTTACAGTGATTTAAACGCGGATATTACTGGATTCGCAAAATTATGGCAGTTAGATTTAAACACAGGTAGCTTTGTTGAAGTTATGGAGTGTAACCAAACTTTTGCATCTAGCGTTGGTATTGGAAATACTGATAGTATGTGGGAAATTACCGGGTTATTTGATGTTACTGATATCATAGGTGCATCTGAACCAACCTTTATTGGTGGTGCTCAAGTACATGGATGGAATTATAGTACTACACCTGAAACTGCTGTAAGGGCTGACGGACTTAAGTTTGTTGATCCAACTGCTATTAGTGAGGGTAGTGCATCTTTAGAAGGTTCTGTTCTTTTTAAATTGACAGGTTTGCCTAGATAATTTACTTTATAAATTCTTTTAAAAAGGTTCCCTTCATTGGGAGCCTTTTCTATTCATTACAATTTCAATAAATAATATGAGAGTAGTTCATAATAAATGGATTTTGATACTATTGTTGGGGATTCTTCTATCCTGTAAACATGAGGAGTCAAAACCAAAATTAATGATTACAAATAGTGAGCAATCTATGTTTAATGATGCTATACGTGATTATTATTTTATTACCCTAGATAGTACTTCGCATTACATGCAACAGATAGATACGTTAAACACCGTATCAAAAAATAAAGAGCTTTTTCTTAAAAGTAGAGCATGGTATAAAAGGGTAGAGCCAATGCTCATAGCGTATGATTATGAGAATTATGTATCTATGAATGCACCTAACTTATTAAAAGTAGAAATAGATGACCATCAAGATATTAAAATTCAAGACCCAAAGAGTTTTCAAGCTTTAGAAGAACTTCTATATGCTGAAGAAGGTTTTTCTAATAAAGAATTGAACTCCGTTTTAACCTACTTAAAGGTTAGAATACCTTTTGTAAAAAAGAATCATATTTTAATTGCGCAGCGAGATAGACATCATCTAAAAATGATTAGAGATGCTATTGTAAATATCGCAACAAAAGGGATTACAGGTTTTGATTCGCCGATGCTTTCAAACTCCTTAAATGAAGCGGTTTATAATTATGAATCTATACAAAAGGTTTTAGATATTTATAAAGATGCTTTTACCAATAAGGAATTATATGGAGACTGGAGTACTGAAATAGCAGCTACCATTGCTATTTTGAAAAAAGGCAACTTTGATGAGTTTGATCGTTATTCTTTTATAAAAGAACATACCAATCATCAGCTAGAATTAGCTTTGAAAACAGCAAAAGATTGGGATGTTGAATTAAGTAATTCTCGTTCATTAAACCCAAATGCAACAAGTTTATTTGAAAAGAATTTTTTTAATATGAAAATGTTCTCAATGCAAAGAGCTCCAGAAATTACAGAAGAAAGAATAGCATTAGGGCAGCAATTGTTTAATGACAAAGCATTGTCTAGTACTGGTACAATTAGTTGCGCTACCTGCCATATTAAAGAGAAAGCTTTTACAGATGGTTATGTAAAAGCAATAGGTATAAATGGAAAAGAATTACAACGTAATTCACCCACATTAACTTATGCCGTTTATCAGCGTTCATTGTTTTATGATGGTAGGGCAGACGGGTTAGAAGATCAGATTGTGGGTGTTACCAATAATGAAAACGAATTTCATATCGATTTAGAACAACTGGAAGAAAAAATACAAGAACAGCCAGTTTACAGAGTTCAATTTGATTCGCTCTACGATGGTAAAATAACCAATATGAATGCTAGAAATGCAATTGCTACTTATATAAGAAGTCTTTCCACTTTCGATTCTAAATTTGACCGAAATATAAACGGATTAGAAGAATCCCTGACCAACGAAGAAGTTCATGGTTTTAATCTTTTTATGGGAAAAGCCGCTTGTGCAACATGTCATTTTCCTCCGGCTTTCAACGGTACGGTACCTCCAAAATATATGGAGAGCGAGTTTGAGAATCTTGGTGTGCCAAAGAACGCAAGTTTTCAAAATCCTGTTTTAGATGATGATTGGGGTCAGTATTACCCATATGAAGTGGAGGAGAAGAAGCATTTCTTTAAAACTTCAACTGTGCGTAATGTAGATTTAACGGGACCTTATATGCATAATGGGGTGTATGCAACTTTAGAGGAAGTGGTAGAGTTTTATAATGTTGGTGGTGGATTAGGTATGGGCTTAGATGTACCTTATCAAACCTTACCTCCAGATTCTTTAAACTTAACGGCAGTAGAATCGAAAGCAATTATCGCTTTTATGAAAACATTGACCGACCAACAATTTGAAAAGGTCAATTAGAATTTTTCAAAGACTCCTAATCCAAATAAAGCAAAATCATATTTAACTGGATCTAACGGGTCCAGTTTTCTTAGGTTTTTATCTAATTCTGCAAGCGCTTTGGCATCGTTTTGTTTCCGTTTTAATAAATCTAGTTTTCTGGCTACATTACCAGAGTGAACATCTAATGGGCAAGATAATTTGGAAGGATTAATATCTTTCCAGATTCCGAAATCTACATTAGTAGACGCGTCTCTTACCATCCACCGTAAAAACATATTTATTCTTTTGGCGGCAGATCCTTTTAACGGGTCAGAAACATGCTTTGTTATACGTTGCTCATACGGTAATTCAAAAAATATTTTCTTGAATTCTGAAATTGTTGGCTGTAAACTGTCCTTGCCCTGATGTTTTGTAAAAGCACCTTCTAAACCATTATGGCTGGTATAAATGTTTTTAAGACTCTGAATAAAATAAGTAAGATCAATATCATTGAAAGTTCTATGGACGAAGCCAGCTAAATTTTCAAGGTTTTCATTGGTATGATTGAGAACAAAATCGTACGGACTTTGCCCCATTCTTTCCATGAGTTTATGCGAATTATTGATGATGCTTTTTCTGTTGCCCCAAGCTATCGTAGCAGTTAAAAAAGCACTTATTTCAATGTCTTCTTTTGTTGTGAAAAGATGCGGAATTTGTATTGGGTCTGTTTCTAAAAACTCAGGGTTATTATACTGAATAACCTTCTCGTCTAAAAATACTTTTAATTCGCTTTTTGTCATTCAATCGGTATATCTAAAATTTGCATTATCAAAACAGGTACTATGAGTACCATGTTATAGCAAGCATGTAGTGCCATTGACCAAACTAGTCCGTATTTAACACGTATAAAGCCTAAAAGAAAACCAACACCTATTTGTGGCGCAACCAATAGTGGAGAGAACAGCAATACCTGGGTGTTCATTTCAAAATTACTAATGTGCATAAAGCCGAAAGCGATAGTAAATGCATAAAAGACTATTTTAAAAGAGGTAGAATTTTTAAAAAATACAAGCGGACCTCTAAATAATAGCTCTTCAAAAAATGGTGCAATTACTACTGCTAAAAGGAAAATTAGAATAATTGAATAGTTATCGAATAAATCATCCATTGCATGTTTACCCATGTCTAGTTGAAGTGAATTTTCAACTAAACTTGCGACTATTAATAACACAATGCTTGTGCATAAAGCTATAATCAGTAACTTAAAAAATATTCTTAATTTGTTTGAAAATGGAGTTGTAATATCCTGTTCATAAACCGGCTTCTTTGCAAATAATAAAAGTTCCTCTAGCATCTGTTTTTCCTTATGCTAAAATGATTTCTTTATCTACAATTTTGCCATCTACCATGGTTAATTTTCTGTCTGCCATTTCTGCCAGTTCGCTGTTATGGGTTACGATAACAAATGTCTGTCCAAATTTTTCGCGTAATTCAAAAAACAATTTGTGAAGATTATCGGCACTTTCAGAATCTAAATTACCACTAGGTTCATCAGCAAAGATAATTGATGGGTTATTGATTAAGGCTCTAGCAACGGCCACTCGTTGTTGTTCTCCGCCAGATAATTCTGATGGCTTATGATTATAGCGATGAGATAGGCCTAAAAAATCTAAAAGCTCTTTTGCTCTTATTTCTGCTTCAGCTTTCGGTGTTTTTTTTATGAATGCAGGTAAGCATACATTTTCAATGGCTGTAAATTCAGGAAGCAATTGATGAAACTGAAAGATGAATCCTATATGTTCATTTCTAAATTTTGCTAAATCTTTATCATTCAGATTAGTAGTTTCAATGTTATTGATAAGTAACGTGCTATCCTTACGATTAGACTGTACATCTAAAGTTCCTAAAATTTGTAATAATGTGGTCTTTCCTGCGCCAGAAGCACCAACAATAGAAACGATTTCTCCCCTTTTTATATGAAGATCAACACCTTTAAGAACTTCTAATTCTCCGTAATATTTATGAATGTTAGAAGCTTTTATCATAAGAAAGTTTGTGTTTAGGATATTGTTATGCTGAAGTTCAAAATTAATGAAAAAGGAGCACGGTAAAAATAGTATTTCTCTTTTAGTTGCGTTTACCATTAATACGCAACATTATATGAATGAAGATTTATTTATGAAATATTTATGTTGGATGATAAAAGAA
Above is a window of Maribacter aquivivus DNA encoding:
- a CDS encoding TIGR02757 family protein, with amino-acid sequence MTKSELKVFLDEKVIQYNNPEFLETDPIQIPHLFTTKEDIEISAFLTATIAWGNRKSIINNSHKLMERMGQSPYDFVLNHTNENLENLAGFVHRTFNDIDLTYFIQSLKNIYTSHNGLEGAFTKHQGKDSLQPTISEFKKIFFELPYEQRITKHVSDPLKGSAAKRINMFLRWMVRDASTNVDFGIWKDINPSKLSCPLDVHSGNVARKLDLLKRKQNDAKALAELDKNLRKLDPLDPVKYDFALFGLGVFEKF
- a CDS encoding CPBP family intramembrane glutamic endopeptidase, with the translated sequence MLEELLLFAKKPVYEQDITTPFSNKLRIFFKLLIIALCTSIVLLIVASLVENSLQLDMGKHAMDDLFDNYSIILIFLLAVVIAPFFEELLFRGPLVFFKNSTSFKIVFYAFTIAFGFMHISNFEMNTQVLLFSPLLVAPQIGVGFLLGFIRVKYGLVWSMALHACYNMVLIVPVLIMQILDIPIE
- a CDS encoding ABC transporter ATP-binding protein is translated as MIKASNIHKYYGELEVLKGVDLHIKRGEIVSIVGASGAGKTTLLQILGTLDVQSNRKDSTLLINNIETTNLNDKDLAKFRNEHIGFIFQFHQLLPEFTAIENVCLPAFIKKTPKAEAEIRAKELLDFLGLSHRYNHKPSELSGGEQQRVAVARALINNPSIIFADEPSGNLDSESADNLHKLFFELREKFGQTFVIVTHNSELAEMADRKLTMVDGKIVDKEIILA
- a CDS encoding cytochrome-c peroxidase, which produces MITNSEQSMFNDAIRDYYFITLDSTSHYMQQIDTLNTVSKNKELFLKSRAWYKRVEPMLIAYDYENYVSMNAPNLLKVEIDDHQDIKIQDPKSFQALEELLYAEEGFSNKELNSVLTYLKVRIPFVKKNHILIAQRDRHHLKMIRDAIVNIATKGITGFDSPMLSNSLNEAVYNYESIQKVLDIYKDAFTNKELYGDWSTEIAATIAILKKGNFDEFDRYSFIKEHTNHQLELALKTAKDWDVELSNSRSLNPNATSLFEKNFFNMKMFSMQRAPEITEERIALGQQLFNDKALSSTGTISCATCHIKEKAFTDGYVKAIGINGKELQRNSPTLTYAVYQRSLFYDGRADGLEDQIVGVTNNENEFHIDLEQLEEKIQEQPVYRVQFDSLYDGKITNMNARNAIATYIRSLSTFDSKFDRNINGLEESLTNEEVHGFNLFMGKAACATCHFPPAFNGTVPPKYMESEFENLGVPKNASFQNPVLDDDWGQYYPYEVEEKKHFFKTSTVRNVDLTGPYMHNGVYATLEEVVEFYNVGGGLGMGLDVPYQTLPPDSLNLTAVESKAIIAFMKTLTDQQFEKVN
- a CDS encoding PhoX family protein → MKKSKNLLLKAVFFSCLGLAIMSCEGEDGADGTNGTNGIDGVDGADGTDGEDGADGQDLTLAESIPLTSSVTPNELFELKGAFAGSADLNMIMSSADILESDSTFVYGSYMDGAALFPTEDGNYALINNLEADYSIARIMLNSELQPLQGDYIVNSTATAFTAMCSGSAITVEEHGFGPLYLAGGEWGGNAKGVYKVNPFRSKEDRVEVERLPALGEWSTENAVAIGKDAYASQTVIFMGDDHSDNVYPQAHFGMYVAARGDLYGGKLYVLRGKNPVESLPGEGGQLFEMGMSQDVAYDVEWVEVTERTIDELNQEAVDASAIGFQRIEDIDWRRGSADAQREVYFNATGRIRGDNPDLNLRGTGFGRVYKLELNDTDPTADAVLTVVVDGDIEGGKGDGLHSPDNIMVTENYAYIQEDPNGYSDLNADITGFAKLWQLDLNTGSFVEVMECNQTFASSVGIGNTDSMWEITGLFDVTDIIGASEPTFIGGAQVHGWNYSTTPETAVRADGLKFVDPTAISEGSASLEGSVLFKLTGLPR